Proteins encoded within one genomic window of Stigmatopora argus isolate UIUO_Sarg chromosome 21, RoL_Sarg_1.0, whole genome shotgun sequence:
- the tmem79a gene encoding transmembrane protein 79: MSGQVPGEEAPLLSAPAVRLPEFKEEENERPEEGEKFPGADDVTLPWPGDREKKREDADPEGEAGGSTQSEWRRSAPEADGWKDDGGGEGDDEDDGGALADDEKEIQDESLWVPEKGAAVVTPRVKILRRASSAPQESRLDVEVDVDRDDFKETLPFDPELNESKEKIYWSDVCSDKLKLALWTAAAALIFPFLVWGGYALLPFDSPLIGGAPHRVVYALRCAVFASVPIMLGVVVQGVARVRYGEVKARFQNPTPNRKVSVHEHYVSQSAELFFLYFLQLAVLASYLNHDHVKIVPLLTIVFVFGRLIYWLCLSLGSCIRGLGFGLSFFPILVMLVANVYLICSSTGPESVFDVEPPVAASPPKQRSWG, translated from the exons ATGTCCGGCCAGGTGCCCGGCGAGGAGGCGCCGCTCCTGTCGGCCCCCGCCGTTCGGCTGCCTGAATTCAAGGAGGAAGAAAACGAAAGACCGGAGGAGGGCGAAAAGTTCCCCGGGGCCGACGACGTCACCCTGCCGTGGCCCGGCGACCGAGAGAAGAAGCGAGAAGACGCGGACCCTGAGGGGGAGGCCGGGGGGTCGACCCAATCCGAGTGGCGCCGTAGCGCACCCGAGGCCGACGGGTGGaaagacgacggcggcggcgagggaGACGACGAAGACGACGGCGGCGCGCTAGCTGACGACGAAAAAGAAATCCAAGACGAGTCCCTTTGGGTGCCCGAAAAAGGGGCCGCCGTTGTCACGCCGCGGGTGAAAATCTTGCGGCGGGCGTCCAGCGCCCCTCAGGAGAGCCGACTGGACGTGGAGGTGGACGTGGACCGAGACGACTTCAAAGAAACGCTACCCTTTGACCCCGAGCTGAACGAATCCAAGGAGAAAATCT ATTGGAGCGACGTGTGCAGCGACAAGTTGAAATTGGCCTtgtggacggcggcggcggcgctaaTTTTCCCCTTCCTGGTGTGGGGAGGGTACGCGCTGCTGCCCTTTGACTCCCCGCTGATTGGCGGCGCCCCCCACAGGGTGGTGTACGCGCTGCGCTGTGCCGTCTTCGCCTCGGTGCCGATCATGCTAG GTGTGGTGGTTCAGGGCGTGGCCAGGGTTCGCTACGGCGAAGTGAAAGCGCGCTTCCAGAACCCGACGCCCAACCGCAAGGTGTCCGTGCACGAGCATTACGTCAGCCAGTCGGCGGAGCTCTTCTTCCTCTACTTCCTGCAGCTGGCCGTCTTGGCGTCCTACCTCAACCACGACCACGTCAAAATCGTGCCGCTGCTCACCATCGTTTTCGTCTTCGGAAG GTTGATCTACTGGCTGTGCTTGTCGCTAGGCAGCTGCATCCGCGGCCTGGGCTTCGGCCTGTCCTTCTTCCCCATATTGGTGATGCTGGTCGCCAACGTCTACCTGATCTGCTCCTCCACGGGACCCGAGTCCGTCTTCGACGTGGAGCCGCCCGTCGCGGCCTCACCGCCCAAGCAGCGCTCGTGGGGCTGA